One part of the Desulfurococcaceae archaeon genome encodes these proteins:
- a CDS encoding Tfx family DNA-binding protein produces MARSKRLGLLTERQVKVLKLRARGLSLREVAFSLNVSHQDIAVVEKRALRNLELARQTIIAYKLATSPVKVLLSEGTRHVDIPALVIEEADRAGVKIKADISLLLKLIWRRARSCIESRRVKKPIMVLVDREGEVEVYPYQDIQHLHQEIEKL; encoded by the coding sequence ATGGCGCGGTCCAAGAGGCTTGGCTTGCTCACAGAGCGCCAGGTCAAGGTTTTGAAGCTCAGAGCCAGGGGGCTGAGTTTAAGGGAAGTTGCATTTTCATTGAATGTTTCACACCAGGACATAGCAGTAGTTGAGAAAAGGGCCTTGAGAAACCTCGAGCTTGCTAGGCAAACCATCATAGCGTATAAGCTAGCCACGTCGCCGGTGAAGGTGTTGTTGAGTGAAGGCACGAGACACGTTGACATTCCAGCACTAGTAATAGAGGAGGCCGATAGGGCTGGCGTTAAAATCAAAGCAGATATATCGCTCTTACTTAAGCTAATATGGCGTAGGGCGAGAAGCTGTATAGAGAGTAGACGTGTCAAGAAGCCAATAATGGTGCTAGTGGATAGGGAAGGTGAGGTAGAGGTATACCCGTACCAGGACATCCAGCACTTACACCAAGAAATAGAGAAACTTTAA
- a CDS encoding cation:proton antiporter — protein sequence MSTDVLAVLYLIVPAVLVAWTFKRLGLVEIVGFVLGGILSYYLLERLGVAVEGVVEYAEPIRLIGLILFSFEVGASLDIRGVTKSAHVVLSAELVFLIVAWITSGVLVTLLELSVLERLLVFLVIVNSSTLAVVALRKSGLRGDVYERAALQTSLEDLLQFVILGLLVTAPQVQRLNAIQALLDALRLAGSVLALFLAARYLSMLLSKSPFTRGRAEKFFTLVVLAMLFSTFAFSLGLPELIGAFIAGLAASLYFDLSDVKDMLSGVRELGLLFYFTTLGLVIAPWMPRVDFTLFAHAAVFALVAIATRVVGIALGLAVSGMDVRSSVHTSLILAPISETGMIFAYALAERGFIGVNLVILVTFSVLFTMVISSAITPKSSNIATRIEALLPRRMIKAINAISRVYYGRVEFSLNALSALIRFSALSLIITTVTSVTLEALMHFNAPTLVPTLVMITSLVLILLVHVATLRKLTKIMLSSISGLKRATPLIVLNTVVDFLMCMLAVALQIYLLYDYIYRHQPLLLVQEYAVVYISTMIVATITIYETVRRYKQVVKPS from the coding sequence GTGAGTACTGATGTCTTGGCCGTGCTATACTTGATCGTGCCGGCCGTGCTCGTAGCGTGGACCTTCAAAAGGCTCGGGCTGGTAGAAATAGTGGGTTTTGTGCTCGGCGGTATACTCTCGTACTACTTGCTAGAACGCCTTGGAGTGGCCGTGGAGGGTGTGGTTGAGTATGCCGAGCCGATCCGGTTAATTGGGTTGATACTATTCTCGTTCGAGGTAGGAGCCTCCCTGGACATTCGGGGGGTCACCAAGTCAGCCCATGTGGTTTTGTCAGCGGAGCTTGTTTTTCTCATAGTGGCGTGGATTACAAGCGGGGTTCTCGTCACGTTACTGGAGCTCAGTGTACTGGAGCGTCTCTTAGTCTTCCTGGTAATCGTGAACTCCTCCACGCTCGCGGTAGTCGCTCTCCGGAAGTCGGGTCTCAGGGGGGATGTGTACGAAAGAGCCGCTTTACAGACCAGCCTCGAGGACCTACTACAGTTCGTAATTCTCGGCTTGCTAGTTACGGCTCCCCAGGTTCAACGACTGAACGCGATTCAAGCACTGCTCGACGCCTTACGGCTGGCTGGCTCGGTGTTAGCGCTCTTCCTTGCCGCGAGGTACTTGTCTATGCTGCTTAGTAAGAGCCCATTCACTCGGGGCAGGGCGGAGAAGTTCTTTACGCTAGTTGTACTAGCAATGCTGTTCTCCACCTTCGCTTTTTCACTCGGATTGCCCGAGCTTATAGGGGCCTTCATAGCCGGGTTAGCTGCATCCCTGTACTTCGATTTAAGCGACGTTAAGGACATGTTAAGTGGTGTGAGAGAACTGGGCTTACTGTTTTACTTCACAACGCTGGGCCTGGTGATCGCGCCCTGGATGCCCAGAGTAGACTTCACCCTATTCGCTCACGCAGCGGTCTTCGCTCTCGTGGCGATAGCCACGAGAGTGGTTGGAATCGCGCTGGGGCTTGCCGTCTCAGGCATGGATGTGCGGAGCTCTGTGCACACATCACTGATCCTCGCACCAATTAGCGAGACGGGAATGATCTTCGCGTACGCGCTCGCGGAGAGGGGGTTTATCGGGGTTAACCTGGTCATTCTCGTGACGTTTTCTGTTCTCTTCACAATGGTCATCTCTTCGGCAATTACCCCCAAGTCCTCCAACATAGCAACACGAATAGAGGCGCTGCTACCCCGCCGAATGATCAAGGCCATTAACGCCATTTCCAGGGTTTACTATGGGCGGGTAGAGTTCTCACTGAACGCGCTGTCAGCGCTGATCCGGTTCTCGGCGCTCTCCTTAATAATAACCACCGTTACCAGCGTTACCCTCGAAGCGCTAATGCACTTTAACGCCCCCACTTTAGTACCAACCCTGGTCATGATTACCTCGCTAGTACTGATTTTACTAGTGCACGTAGCAACGCTACGTAAGTTAACTAAAATAATGCTGAGCTCTATTAGCGGGCTCAAGAGGGCGACTCCACTAATAGTACTGAACACCGTCGTGGATTTCTTGATGTGCATGCTCGCAGTAGCACTCCAGATCTACCTCCTCTACGACTACATCTACAGGCACCAACCCCTACTACTAGTACAGGAATACGCGGTGGTGTACATTTCGACAATGATCGTGGCCACGATCACCATATACGAGACGGTGCGTCGCTACAAGCAGGTTGTAAAGCCTAGTTAA
- a CDS encoding GMP synthase, giving the protein MTSVLGVEKLVASIVENLKAVASNIDCAVACVSGGIDSTTSAILAKRALGDVVYPVFIDTGFMRLNEATRVRAALSGLITLEVYDFSEYFLSRLEGLSDAEEKRIAFRDLFYTAVKKVAEEKGCSWVVQGTIKADVVETVGGVKTQHNVLNEQLLGKYGLMVIEPLVDLYKHEVRAVARYLGLPEYITERQPFPGPGLLVRTVGRLRRNKLELVRKLTDVVENSFVNKGYSQYFPAVWEYSVVESSSTNGVEYSVHGVKVTGVFEGKRSYGHPLVVEKWPRNVDVYGLYREFDTVEYPHILVTLAEKESGSYLVALRVVKTENFIVAEVPRIELGVLRALADRILENPEVKAVAFDVTPKPPATIEYE; this is encoded by the coding sequence TTGACTTCCGTTTTAGGCGTTGAGAAGCTAGTTGCAAGTATAGTCGAGAACTTGAAGGCTGTGGCGAGCAACATTGACTGTGCAGTTGCCTGTGTTAGCGGAGGTATCGACAGCACCACGTCAGCCATACTCGCCAAGAGGGCTCTCGGAGACGTGGTTTACCCCGTGTTCATAGATACCGGCTTCATGAGGTTGAACGAGGCTACGCGGGTTCGTGCAGCCCTTTCGGGGCTAATTACGCTAGAGGTCTACGACTTCTCCGAGTACTTCCTCTCGAGGCTTGAGGGCCTCAGTGACGCGGAGGAGAAGCGGATTGCATTTAGGGACCTGTTCTACACCGCCGTTAAGAAAGTGGCCGAGGAAAAGGGGTGTAGCTGGGTTGTTCAAGGGACAATAAAGGCAGATGTGGTTGAAACCGTTGGCGGCGTGAAGACACAGCACAACGTTTTAAATGAACAGCTTCTTGGTAAGTACGGGTTAATGGTCATCGAGCCCCTAGTTGACCTCTACAAGCACGAAGTGAGAGCAGTTGCGAGGTACCTCGGGCTACCGGAGTACATTACCGAGAGACAGCCCTTCCCAGGCCCGGGGCTCCTCGTTAGAACTGTGGGGAGGCTTCGCAGGAACAAGCTCGAATTGGTCAGGAAACTAACAGACGTCGTTGAGAACTCGTTTGTAAATAAGGGTTACAGCCAGTACTTCCCCGCGGTCTGGGAGTACAGCGTTGTTGAGAGCTCCAGTACAAACGGCGTAGAATACTCCGTGCACGGCGTCAAGGTCACGGGTGTCTTTGAAGGTAAACGTAGTTATGGCCACCCCCTAGTCGTTGAAAAGTGGCCTAGAAATGTAGACGTGTATGGGCTTTACAGGGAGTTTGACACCGTAGAATACCCGCACATCCTAGTAACCCTCGCCGAGAAAGAGAGTGGTTCCTACTTAGTTGCGCTGAGGGTCGTTAAAACAGAGAACTTCATCGTCGCAGAAGTCCCGAGAATAGAACTCGGTGTTCTTAGAGCGCTCGCGGACAGGATCCTAGAGAACCCGGAAGTTAAAGCTGTGGCCTTTGACGTAACGCCCAAGCCCCCTGCGACAATAGAGTACGAGTAG
- a CDS encoding oligosaccharide flippase family protein → MTGDADSGLPRVFEETATGALFLFSGSALSTFLSAICGIVVANLLGPELYGIYSLAFVIPGFLIVFTGLGVNAALTRYIAYYKSRGEDGRVALLIKRGLLFTTAESVLVFVVAYFLLGELTALLTNRPWLVELVRVILVLVVLQTAFNVASSILLGFGDAKGCSLVNITLQLFRAILAPLFVILGFNVPGALAGNAIAYVIGVVIGFFSISKHYKELNLNAGFNAYSLREDLVLMLGYGMPLYFASVLGSLNDTFRNTILAHSTPSDFVIGNFNLALRFTAMVTLLVTPVSSILFPAFSKLSGNSEDLKRMFTYSVKYSSLLVVPVSVFVILSSRELIIAVIRTTEYTLAPWYLSLLTLNYLYVGLGSAVLGSFFSGLGDPGVYLKSMLVYTGVFVPLSTALTFLLGVEGLIASIVMATGVSTLYGLGVAVRKYRVKLDYVGVSRIYLAALVSALPLLPLTVILQGPPIVKLAVNAVIYMLAYLTFAPMVKAVNGSDVEFMAGVFAKIKPLKPLVKVIADLENMLLELFG, encoded by the coding sequence TTGACTGGTGATGCCGATAGCGGCTTACCACGGGTCTTCGAGGAGACCGCTACGGGTGCTTTGTTCCTGTTCAGCGGTAGCGCATTATCCACGTTTTTATCTGCCATATGCGGTATTGTCGTCGCGAACTTACTGGGCCCTGAACTTTACGGTATCTACTCTTTAGCGTTTGTTATTCCGGGGTTTCTGATAGTCTTCACGGGTCTCGGTGTAAATGCCGCCTTAACGAGGTACATAGCTTACTATAAGAGCCGTGGCGAGGATGGCCGAGTTGCTTTACTGATAAAGCGGGGCTTGCTGTTCACCACAGCCGAGTCCGTTCTCGTCTTCGTAGTGGCTTACTTTCTACTCGGCGAATTAACAGCTCTACTTACAAATAGGCCCTGGCTCGTCGAGCTGGTGAGAGTCATCCTAGTCCTCGTAGTGCTCCAGACAGCGTTTAACGTAGCTAGTAGCATTCTATTGGGATTCGGGGACGCTAAGGGCTGTAGCCTGGTGAACATCACGTTACAGTTGTTCAGGGCCATTCTAGCACCGCTCTTCGTAATTCTGGGCTTCAACGTGCCGGGCGCGCTCGCAGGGAACGCCATAGCCTACGTGATAGGGGTGGTTATAGGCTTCTTTTCAATAAGCAAGCATTACAAGGAATTAAACCTCAACGCGGGTTTTAACGCGTACTCGCTAAGAGAAGACCTTGTTTTAATGCTCGGTTACGGCATGCCACTGTACTTTGCGAGTGTCCTAGGCTCGCTTAACGACACCTTTAGAAACACCATTCTCGCGCACTCTACTCCTTCGGATTTCGTGATAGGAAACTTCAACTTGGCACTGCGCTTTACAGCCATGGTAACGCTTCTAGTAACACCGGTTTCAAGCATTCTCTTCCCTGCGTTTTCGAAGCTCAGCGGGAACTCGGAAGACTTGAAGAGGATGTTCACGTACTCTGTTAAGTACTCTTCGCTACTGGTAGTTCCCGTTTCAGTGTTTGTAATCCTATCTTCCCGGGAGCTGATAATAGCGGTGATTCGAACAACCGAGTACACTCTTGCACCTTGGTACTTATCGCTCCTCACGTTAAACTACCTATACGTTGGCCTGGGTTCAGCCGTCCTCGGGAGCTTCTTCAGCGGTCTAGGAGATCCCGGAGTATACTTGAAGTCCATGCTAGTATATACGGGCGTGTTTGTACCCCTGTCAACTGCCTTGACTTTCCTGCTCGGCGTTGAGGGTTTAATAGCCTCCATCGTAATGGCGACCGGTGTCTCGACGTTGTACGGGTTGGGAGTGGCCGTTAGGAAGTACCGCGTAAAGCTAGATTATGTGGGGGTGTCACGCATTTACTTAGCGGCGTTAGTCTCAGCACTACCGCTCTTGCCGTTAACGGTGATCCTGCAAGGCCCGCCCATAGTTAAGCTGGCCGTGAACGCGGTAATATACATGCTCGCTTACTTAACCTTCGCGCCAATGGTAAAAGCCGTGAACGGGAGCGACGTAGAGTTCATGGCCGGGGTCTTTGCTAAGATCAAGCCGTTGAAACCGCTCGTAAAGGTAATAGCTGACCTCGAAAACATGTTGTTAGAGCTATTTGGTTAA
- a CDS encoding AIR synthase family protein, producing MVGKLSPDMLFKYVLSRTGVLDPSVIVGPSIGEDAAVIDIGGGKVLVTHVDPITGAIEFLGWLAVHIASNDVAVRGVKPRWLLSVLYLPENATEELVDRITSQVDRAAKEVGAMVVGGHSEFTPGITRPLISMTAIGITEKDRYVTTGGAKVGDVVVMTKSAGIEGTAILATDFRDVLMELGVPEGVVQRGSEFIREVSVVKEALALADAGLVTSMHDPTEGGLLGGLVEIAYASNTTIYVWEERVLLAEETAVISSVLGLDPLRLISSGTLVATVPKDRVGEALRILHDIGVKASVIGYVGEKAGELVTVYRRSGTVEKVKEVYVRDELVRAWELWGGALKKGGKKG from the coding sequence GTGGTTGGAAAGCTCTCTCCAGACATGCTTTTCAAGTATGTTTTGAGTAGAACCGGTGTTTTAGATCCCTCGGTAATCGTGGGGCCTTCAATAGGCGAGGACGCGGCCGTGATAGATATTGGCGGTGGAAAAGTCCTGGTTACGCATGTAGACCCCATTACCGGCGCTATTGAATTCTTAGGTTGGTTAGCAGTCCACATAGCTTCCAACGACGTGGCTGTGCGGGGGGTTAAGCCCCGCTGGCTTCTCTCGGTACTATACCTACCCGAAAACGCCACCGAAGAGCTCGTAGACAGGATAACGAGCCAGGTGGACAGGGCGGCGAAAGAGGTGGGAGCTATGGTTGTAGGCGGTCACTCCGAGTTTACGCCGGGCATTACGAGACCCCTCATATCCATGACGGCTATAGGAATAACCGAGAAGGATAGGTACGTGACGACAGGCGGTGCCAAGGTCGGTGACGTGGTGGTAATGACCAAGTCAGCGGGCATTGAGGGCACGGCGATCTTGGCAACGGACTTCAGGGATGTGTTAATGGAGCTCGGTGTACCCGAGGGTGTTGTCCAGCGCGGTAGCGAGTTCATCAGGGAGGTGAGCGTTGTTAAGGAGGCACTGGCTCTCGCAGACGCGGGACTAGTCACCTCAATGCACGATCCCACAGAAGGCGGTCTGCTCGGCGGATTGGTGGAAATCGCTTACGCCTCCAACACGACCATATACGTCTGGGAGGAAAGGGTTCTGTTGGCCGAGGAAACAGCCGTAATAAGTAGTGTGCTGGGATTAGACCCACTTAGGCTCATCAGCTCGGGTACATTGGTAGCAACGGTTCCCAAGGACAGGGTTGGAGAGGCTTTGAGGATCCTCCACGATATAGGTGTAAAGGCCAGCGTGATAGGTTACGTCGGCGAGAAAGCCGGCGAACTCGTAACCGTCTACAGGAGAAGCGGTACTGTTGAAAAGGTGAAAGAAGTCTACGTTAGAGATGAGCTCGTAAGGGCGTGGGAGCTCTGGGGAGGAGCGCTCAAGAAAGGCGGGAAGAAGGGTTAA
- a CDS encoding radical SAM protein, which produces MLYALCPPSGECLQCPFRGRAIVYGPFRSRRRGVSIGINLFPGCKICSFNCIYCFRGVTEFKTLKPVEDAYGISVKTLKQALEQAYSALLTVESRVEALDFSGSGEPTLHARFPEMVQVALEFARERGLSSGVGVFTNSTMLWHEGVVNALSEVEFVEAKLDTVDPEKFVAINQPVEGLRASNVVEWLKRFRKEFSGVLAVQVMLLRYGNLVNYTEKDAENLAEALLLVEPDVVHVYTVYRAPRLSGVLRASEESVVAFTERIRESGLNVRAYAR; this is translated from the coding sequence ATGCTGTACGCACTGTGTCCTCCAAGTGGAGAGTGCTTGCAGTGCCCATTTAGAGGCAGGGCCATAGTGTACGGGCCATTTAGGTCGAGGAGACGGGGGGTTTCAATAGGGATAAACCTTTTCCCAGGCTGCAAAATCTGTAGTTTTAACTGCATATACTGTTTTCGCGGGGTTACGGAATTCAAGACGCTTAAACCGGTGGAAGACGCTTACGGCATATCGGTAAAAACGCTCAAGCAGGCGCTGGAACAGGCATATAGCGCCCTCTTAACCGTTGAAAGCAGGGTAGAGGCCTTAGATTTCTCAGGTAGCGGTGAGCCTACCCTACACGCGAGATTCCCAGAAATGGTGCAGGTCGCGTTGGAGTTTGCAAGGGAACGCGGTTTAAGTTCGGGCGTAGGGGTCTTCACCAATTCCACAATGCTGTGGCATGAAGGTGTCGTAAACGCGTTAAGCGAAGTAGAATTCGTTGAGGCAAAGCTAGATACGGTAGACCCGGAAAAATTCGTTGCCATAAACCAGCCCGTAGAGGGGTTGAGGGCAAGTAACGTAGTGGAGTGGTTGAAGAGGTTCAGAAAAGAATTCAGCGGCGTGCTCGCCGTGCAGGTCATGCTCTTAAGGTACGGTAACCTAGTAAACTACACTGAGAAAGACGCTGAAAACCTCGCTGAGGCATTACTGCTTGTAGAGCCCGATGTAGTACACGTTTATACCGTATACAGAGCGCCTAGGTTAAGCGGCGTACTGCGAGCTAGCGAGGAGTCTGTAGTGGCATTTACCGAGAGGATCCGTGAATCCGGTTTAAATGTCAGGGCATACGCCAGGTGA
- a CDS encoding radical SAM protein has product MSSPTTQYKYVFGPVYSRRLGRSLGVNHVPYKTCTYSCIYCQLGRTTNFTTTRRSFYEPSEVVNEVYEFISRSGDAVDYVTLVPNGEPLLDKNVGLIMRGIRGFSRKPIAALTNASLLFLEDARRDLLEADFVSVKVDALRENTWRGVNRPCSSLSLQRVLEGIAEFARIFRGKLVTETMLVDGYNTAVEELELIADFVKTLDPWKAYISIPIRPPAEPYATSPRPEVLVEAYLVFSGKLGESRVELLNLPEPPEFRVHGDPATWLLNLVSVHPLRLEYALKALKDAVEKPEDLLHRLELEGKIHVVVFEGKEFIVRAYGQVL; this is encoded by the coding sequence TTGAGCTCTCCCACCACGCAGTACAAGTATGTTTTTGGACCAGTTTACTCCAGGAGGCTGGGTAGGAGCCTCGGCGTGAATCACGTACCCTACAAGACGTGTACATACTCCTGCATATACTGCCAACTCGGCAGAACAACTAATTTCACAACAACGAGGAGGTCCTTCTACGAACCAAGCGAAGTGGTTAACGAGGTATACGAGTTCATTAGTAGAAGTGGAGATGCCGTAGACTACGTAACGCTCGTCCCCAATGGCGAGCCCCTTCTCGACAAGAACGTGGGTTTGATAATGAGGGGGATCAGGGGGTTTTCCCGGAAACCCATTGCCGCCCTCACCAACGCATCGTTACTATTCCTAGAAGACGCTAGAAGGGATTTACTAGAAGCAGATTTCGTTTCAGTCAAGGTTGATGCGCTTAGGGAGAACACTTGGAGAGGTGTTAATAGGCCGTGTTCAAGCCTATCACTGCAACGGGTTTTAGAAGGCATAGCGGAGTTTGCACGGATATTCAGAGGTAAGCTGGTAACAGAAACCATGCTTGTGGATGGTTACAACACCGCGGTAGAGGAACTAGAACTCATAGCTGATTTCGTTAAAACGCTAGACCCGTGGAAAGCCTACATTTCAATACCCATAAGGCCTCCCGCAGAGCCGTACGCTACGTCTCCGCGCCCCGAAGTGCTCGTAGAGGCCTACCTCGTGTTTTCAGGGAAGCTCGGAGAAAGCAGGGTAGAACTACTGAACTTGCCAGAACCACCGGAATTTAGAGTTCACGGCGACCCGGCAACATGGCTTTTAAACCTAGTATCGGTACACCCGCTTAGGCTCGAATACGCGTTAAAAGCCCTTAAAGACGCCGTTGAAAAACCCGAAGACTTATTACACAGGTTAGAGTTGGAAGGGAAAATACACGTAGTGGTATTTGAAGGCAAGGAGTTTATCGTGAGAGCATACGGGCAGGTGCTGTGA
- a CDS encoding glycosyltransferase family 2 protein — MSQVTVVIPVLNEREALEKVLNELFEVPIPRERIIIVDGHSTDGTDKIARKLGVKVVYQNGKGKADAVKEGLSLVETKYAVIMDGDYTYPARYIPRLLEEAVVRRCGEVIGARIHGRENIPLLNRLGNRIITLFFNVLYGTRLRDVLSGMYLVDMEHLRDATYEMKGFSIEVEIASHMAGSILDICEVPIEYRERLGEKKLKAVHGLKIAIDLLRLVWRYNPVLFIFMVASLLVIPGLALGAYVAYYYFFEGVRYHVKGIIAIVLTASGFNALLLGVLSLYLKRMELRLRKLVTRK; from the coding sequence TTGTCTCAGGTAACGGTCGTTATACCCGTGCTCAATGAGCGTGAAGCATTAGAGAAGGTCCTGAACGAGCTCTTCGAGGTTCCCATACCGCGTGAAAGGATCATTATCGTAGATGGGCATAGTACTGACGGCACCGATAAGATTGCCAGGAAACTCGGTGTTAAAGTTGTGTACCAGAACGGGAAGGGTAAGGCAGACGCGGTGAAGGAGGGACTGAGCCTCGTAGAAACAAAGTACGCGGTAATAATGGACGGTGACTACACGTATCCTGCTAGGTATATTCCAAGACTACTCGAAGAGGCCGTGGTAAGACGGTGTGGCGAGGTCATCGGTGCCAGGATCCATGGACGGGAAAACATACCGCTACTAAACCGCCTTGGCAACAGGATCATAACACTATTCTTTAACGTACTATACGGCACGAGGTTAAGAGATGTCTTGTCGGGAATGTACCTTGTCGACATGGAGCACTTAAGAGATGCAACTTACGAGATGAAGGGTTTCAGTATAGAGGTGGAAATAGCTTCCCACATGGCGGGCAGTATCTTAGATATCTGCGAAGTGCCTATAGAATACCGGGAGAGGCTTGGCGAGAAGAAACTGAAAGCCGTGCACGGCCTTAAGATCGCGATCGACCTCTTAAGGCTTGTTTGGAGGTATAATCCAGTCCTATTCATATTCATGGTCGCCAGCTTACTGGTAATACCGGGGCTGGCGCTGGGGGCTTACGTAGCGTACTACTACTTCTTCGAGGGTGTGAGATACCACGTTAAAGGAATAATAGCGATAGTCCTGACCGCATCGGGGTTCAACGCGCTCCTTCTAGGAGTACTCTCGCTGTATTTGAAGAGAATGGAGTTAAGATTACGCAAACTAGTAACTCGCAAGTGA